In Natronococcus occultus SP4, the following proteins share a genomic window:
- a CDS encoding iron-containing alcohol dehydrogenase — protein sequence MIRNTDTMQPEYPTPAHGTRVVVSPSNVVLGREAVTEVGEYADLYGSKALVIATPQIFDIHGDRVTENLQRKGIKTVTYTDVQPDPTVKNIEDAHRLWDEHDCDVIVTLGGGSSIDTGKAVGVLANNAGSIREFGVDRAGYEGVPNPIPPLIAVNTTAGTGSEATRSIVVTDSETSTKFLIVSKNVVPEVAIEDPVLTVSLPQSHTAFTGIDSLTHAIEAFVSVKSYGVPDDYARAAIRRISTWFPKAWANGDDIEARTEMMIGQLQAGQAFTNSSVALVHGMARPLGAQLHIPHGLANALLLPYVMDFSAMAAPEKYAEIARMFDVADDTDPDRTAAKKASEGVFELCADVNLSSYLDEFGDVPDRESYLEVVPKMAQDAIDSGSPDNNPRKPTKEEIEELFVHLYDDALAPESPRRSSSERY from the coding sequence GTGATCCGAAACACCGACACCATGCAACCCGAGTATCCAACACCAGCTCACGGAACGCGCGTCGTTGTATCGCCGTCTAACGTCGTCCTTGGACGAGAAGCCGTTACAGAGGTCGGTGAGTATGCCGACCTCTACGGGAGCAAAGCGCTCGTCATCGCGACACCGCAAATATTCGACATCCACGGCGACCGAGTTACCGAGAATCTACAGCGCAAGGGGATCAAAACGGTCACGTACACGGACGTTCAACCCGATCCAACGGTCAAAAACATCGAAGACGCACACCGTCTCTGGGACGAACACGACTGCGACGTTATCGTAACGCTCGGCGGTGGATCCTCGATCGACACGGGGAAGGCCGTTGGTGTGCTGGCGAACAATGCCGGATCGATACGGGAGTTCGGCGTCGATAGAGCCGGTTACGAAGGAGTACCGAATCCGATTCCACCACTAATCGCCGTCAACACGACTGCTGGGACAGGAAGCGAAGCAACGCGATCGATCGTCGTCACAGATAGCGAGACGTCGACGAAGTTCCTGATCGTGTCCAAGAACGTGGTTCCGGAAGTCGCGATCGAGGACCCGGTTCTCACCGTCTCGCTACCGCAGAGCCACACTGCGTTTACTGGCATTGACAGTCTTACCCACGCGATCGAGGCGTTCGTGTCGGTGAAATCGTACGGTGTCCCGGACGACTACGCTCGAGCAGCTATTCGCCGGATCTCTACCTGGTTCCCGAAAGCGTGGGCGAACGGCGACGACATCGAGGCTCGGACGGAGATGATGATCGGGCAGCTACAGGCGGGGCAGGCGTTTACCAATTCGTCCGTAGCGCTCGTACACGGGATGGCTCGACCGCTCGGTGCACAGTTACACATTCCTCACGGACTCGCAAATGCGCTTCTCCTGCCATACGTGATGGATTTCTCTGCAATGGCTGCGCCGGAAAAGTACGCGGAGATCGCCCGTATGTTCGATGTAGCCGACGATACCGACCCCGATCGAACGGCTGCAAAGAAGGCCAGCGAGGGTGTGTTTGAGCTCTGTGCCGACGTAAATCTCTCCTCGTATCTCGACGAATTCGGGGATGTGCCGGATCGGGAATCGTACCTGGAAGTCGTACCGAAAATGGCACAGGACGCGATCGATTCCGGATCACCCGACAACAATCCCAGAAAACCAACGAAAGAAGAGATCGAAGAGCTGTTCGTGCACCTCTACGACGACGCATTGGCACCTGAGAGCCCGCGGCGATCCTCGAGCGAGAGGTACTGA
- a CDS encoding IclR family transcriptional regulator — MTGDNTGQRTVKTAETVVDIIETLSELERASLTELAAALDMPRSTLHVHLSTLVEQELLVKEENEYRLGMTFLCHGTKVQKRNALYQKSGEFLRQVARQTEEIVWLVVEEYGEGVCLRKEKGELAVQPYKQIGKRITLHDTAAGKSILSQFTEPQIREIAEKNGLQDRTPNTITDLDELLEEIETVRERNVAFNDEESIEGFRAVASPVSAPDGQVGAIVVSGPKNRLRGEQFSETIPEIVSGAANALELELSSNSG, encoded by the coding sequence ATGACCGGGGATAATACGGGGCAACGGACCGTGAAAACCGCCGAGACCGTCGTCGACATTATCGAAACGCTGAGTGAACTCGAGCGAGCGTCGCTTACCGAACTCGCCGCCGCGCTGGACATGCCTCGGAGCACGCTTCACGTACACCTGTCGACGCTCGTCGAACAAGAACTACTCGTCAAGGAGGAAAACGAGTATCGGCTGGGAATGACGTTTCTTTGTCACGGGACGAAAGTCCAAAAGCGGAACGCTCTCTATCAGAAATCCGGCGAGTTTCTTCGGCAGGTGGCACGGCAGACGGAGGAGATCGTCTGGCTTGTGGTAGAGGAGTACGGCGAGGGAGTCTGTCTGCGAAAGGAGAAAGGGGAACTAGCCGTCCAGCCGTACAAACAGATCGGCAAGCGGATCACGCTACACGACACTGCAGCCGGGAAGTCGATTCTCTCCCAGTTTACCGAGCCACAAATAAGAGAGATAGCCGAGAAGAACGGATTACAGGACCGAACTCCGAACACGATTACGGATCTCGACGAACTGCTGGAAGAGATCGAGACGGTCCGCGAGCGAAACGTGGCGTTCAACGACGAGGAATCGATCGAGGGGTTCCGCGCGGTTGCCAGTCCGGTTTCGGCACCGGATGGCCAGGTCGGAGCGATCGTTGTCTCCGGACCGAAAAACCGACTGCGCGGAGAGCAGTTCTCGGAAACGATTCCCGAGATCGTATCGGGCGCCGCTAACGCGCTGGAGCTCGAGCTTTCGTCGAATTCGGGGTAA
- a CDS encoding carboxypeptidase-like regulatory domain-containing protein → MNRREFAAAGVSLSALLAGCTDTEDDGSDETDGPESTGDDAVDEDGSASDADDSSDENGPDAESDTEDGPDAESDDEDEPESTESGEANESDEDVDRDDEIHEDESINGEVSLSAAAERHLAVERHTFTWGDEPPHEFCEVHLMLANASGAEVTATVTARLYDAEGNELSSTTEAGADGPEPGADDAVYSFELNNCADAAAYELELDDVEADDEGGEPVERHLFRVVVQDEFGEPIDHATVTLEERGLGGWGETETVDDHGVAEFEFQSGEYVLVVAAEEYPTLEEGVELTGNTEYTATLRADD, encoded by the coding sequence ATGAATCGCCGCGAGTTTGCCGCTGCGGGTGTCTCGTTGTCGGCGTTGCTCGCGGGCTGTACCGATACCGAGGACGACGGGAGCGACGAGACCGATGGGCCCGAGTCGACGGGCGACGATGCGGTCGACGAGGACGGGTCCGCAAGCGACGCCGACGATTCGTCCGACGAGAACGGACCGGACGCCGAGAGTGACACTGAGGACGGACCGGACGCCGAGAGTGACGACGAGGACGAACCCGAGAGTACGGAGTCGGGCGAGGCAAACGAGTCCGACGAGGACGTCGACCGCGACGACGAGATCCACGAGGACGAGTCGATCAACGGCGAGGTCTCGCTGTCTGCGGCCGCCGAGCGACACCTCGCGGTCGAGCGCCACACCTTCACCTGGGGCGACGAGCCGCCCCACGAGTTCTGTGAGGTCCACCTGATGCTCGCAAACGCCAGCGGCGCCGAGGTTACGGCCACCGTAACCGCCCGGCTCTACGACGCGGAGGGGAACGAGCTGTCCTCGACGACCGAGGCCGGGGCCGACGGACCGGAGCCCGGCGCCGACGACGCCGTCTACTCCTTCGAACTGAACAACTGCGCGGACGCCGCCGCGTACGAACTCGAACTCGACGACGTCGAGGCCGACGACGAGGGGGGCGAGCCCGTAGAGCGACACCTGTTCCGGGTCGTCGTCCAGGACGAGTTCGGCGAGCCGATCGATCACGCGACCGTCACTCTCGAAGAACGGGGGCTGGGCGGCTGGGGGGAGACCGAGACAGTCGACGACCACGGCGTGGCCGAGTTCGAGTTCCAGTCCGGCGAGTACGTCCTGGTCGTCGCCGCCGAGGAGTATCCCACGCTCGAGGAGGGCGTCGAACTCACCGGCAACACGGAGTATACGGCGACGCTCCGAGCCGACGACTGA
- a CDS encoding sensor histidine kinase, whose product MVRRSRYVHALGLLIITIAAGQSLLKVGGGGSILDAAIDFLLLGLTGALFLYVGSWLSDSDIEPDLYPRIALWSLGGVGVMVVFLVLRAVHPGIPTEFTFGTRAVALAIGSVAGLGIGIHESRAISREREIERHNDALRRVQNRLEERNDELKRTQWELEETVHRLEDSNERLEQFASAASHDLQEPLRMVSSYLELLESRYAGALDEDAAEFIAYAVDGADRMQVMVDDLLQYSRIETRGDPLEPVDLGDVLEDVLTDLQMRIEETDAEITVGELPWVAGDRSQLRQLFQNLLDNAIEYSGDGPPRVGVDAERHGDEWAVAVRDNGIGVDPEHQERIFEIFDRLHTQDEHEGSGIGLALCQRVARRHGGRIRLESEPGEGSTFIVTLPSTESAST is encoded by the coding sequence ATGGTTCGTCGGTCGCGGTACGTACACGCGCTGGGACTGCTCATTATCACGATCGCAGCCGGCCAGTCTCTCCTGAAGGTCGGAGGCGGCGGATCGATCCTCGATGCGGCTATCGATTTCCTGCTGCTGGGGCTGACCGGCGCGCTGTTTCTGTACGTCGGCAGCTGGCTCTCCGACTCCGACATCGAGCCCGATCTCTACCCGCGGATCGCGCTGTGGAGTCTCGGCGGCGTCGGTGTCATGGTCGTCTTTCTCGTCCTCCGGGCGGTCCATCCCGGGATCCCGACCGAATTCACGTTCGGGACCCGCGCGGTCGCGCTGGCGATCGGCTCCGTCGCCGGCCTCGGGATCGGGATCCACGAGTCGCGGGCTATCTCCCGGGAGCGGGAGATCGAGCGACACAACGACGCGCTCCGCCGGGTGCAAAACCGCCTGGAGGAGCGCAACGACGAACTCAAACGAACGCAGTGGGAACTCGAGGAGACGGTTCACCGACTGGAGGACTCGAACGAGCGCCTCGAGCAGTTCGCCTCCGCCGCCAGCCACGACCTCCAGGAGCCCCTGCGGATGGTCTCGAGCTACCTCGAGTTGCTCGAGAGCAGATACGCGGGCGCGCTCGACGAGGACGCAGCAGAGTTCATCGCGTACGCCGTCGACGGCGCCGATCGGATGCAGGTGATGGTCGACGACCTCCTGCAGTACTCCCGAATCGAAACCCGTGGGGACCCCCTCGAACCCGTCGATCTCGGGGACGTCCTCGAGGACGTGCTGACCGATCTCCAGATGCGGATCGAGGAGACCGACGCCGAGATCACTGTCGGCGAGCTACCGTGGGTTGCGGGCGATCGGAGCCAGCTTCGGCAGCTGTTCCAGAACCTGCTCGACAACGCCATCGAGTACAGCGGCGACGGCCCGCCGCGGGTCGGCGTCGACGCCGAGCGCCACGGGGACGAGTGGGCGGTCGCGGTTCGGGACAACGGGATCGGCGTCGATCCCGAACACCAGGAGCGGATCTTCGAGATCTTCGACCGGCTCCACACGCAGGACGAACACGAGGGGTCGGGAATCGGGCTGGCGCTCTGTCAGCGGGTCGCCAGACGCCACGGCGGTCGGATCCGACTCGAGTCCGAACCCGGCGAGGGGTCGACTTTCATCGTTACGCTCCCGTCCACGGAGTCGGCCTCGACGTGA
- a CDS encoding DUF7342 family protein, whose translation MARRSKGDSRVVENPFVAGSVAEQLYDLLARTETPLTEAEFARRLARDRGTVAETLESFVELGIVTERAESPPTYVRNDAQFPGDAAATLARERSLEDLESRMDELVDRVWRYQRRYDAETPLEVDVTSANVTEADLADWEAARAELRCHERARRIRLHDVVSNPTERS comes from the coding sequence ATGGCACGTCGCTCGAAGGGTGACTCGCGGGTAGTCGAGAACCCGTTCGTCGCCGGATCCGTCGCGGAACAGCTGTACGACCTGCTCGCCCGAACCGAGACGCCGCTGACCGAAGCGGAGTTCGCCAGGCGTCTGGCCCGGGATCGCGGGACGGTCGCGGAGACTCTCGAGTCGTTCGTCGAACTCGGAATCGTCACCGAACGAGCGGAGTCGCCGCCGACCTACGTGCGCAACGACGCGCAGTTCCCGGGAGACGCCGCGGCGACGCTCGCACGGGAGCGGTCGCTCGAGGACCTCGAGTCCCGTATGGACGAGCTGGTCGATCGGGTGTGGCGCTACCAGCGGCGGTACGACGCCGAGACGCCGCTCGAGGTCGACGTAACGAGCGCGAACGTGACCGAAGCGGACCTCGCCGACTGGGAGGCCGCCCGCGCGGAGCTTCGCTGTCACGAGCGTGCGCGTCGGATCCGCCTCCACGACGTGGTGTCGAACCCCACGGAGCGATCCTGA
- a CDS encoding universal stress protein translates to MRILIATDGSEVSDTAVECAAQEASDRDAALEIVHVLTPETELVDGSLVLPGEEQAVEYGERTLRQARELAAETAATEIEITTELLAGRPAAAIADYATETSADRIYVGHRGLSERQEQVVGSVAKTVVDKSTVPVTVVK, encoded by the coding sequence ATGCGAATCCTGATTGCAACCGACGGCTCGGAGGTCAGCGACACCGCAGTCGAATGCGCGGCCCAGGAGGCGAGCGACCGGGACGCCGCCCTGGAGATCGTCCACGTGTTGACGCCCGAAACCGAACTCGTAGACGGGAGCCTCGTCCTTCCGGGCGAGGAACAGGCCGTCGAGTACGGCGAGCGAACGCTACGACAGGCCCGGGAGCTGGCAGCCGAGACCGCGGCCACGGAGATCGAAATCACCACCGAACTGCTCGCCGGACGGCCGGCCGCCGCGATCGCCGACTACGCCACCGAGACGTCGGCAGATCGGATCTACGTGGGTCACCGCGGGCTCTCGGAACGCCAGGAGCAGGTCGTCGGCAGCGTCGCGAAGACGGTCGTCGACAAATCGACCGTTCCCGTCACGGTCGTCAAGTAG
- a CDS encoding L-lactate permease — protein sequence MASPVEILLAGLPLLLVGILLVGFLWPATRATPISWLVAVGVGYVVWNNPPEYLAGASIVGVMTALEILWIIFGALVLLYMLMEAGAFDRINEGFASVSEDRRVQIVLIAFFLTTFIEGAAGFGSAAAVAAPLMLALGFPALAAVVAALIGHTIAVTYGAVGTPIHVGVESPLQIHQEQIVQEGEMSLSTFATEVAAWAATLHTLVGFVMPLFAVGMVVYFFDSKDERSLKPLLQVWPLCLFAGVAFAVPYWLSAWFLTAEFPSIIGAMVGGALTIAALRAGYLQPDDEWEFPAREEWPSHWVGTIEPGSNGDSSGGTPDSGPSMSLLKAWAPYILLVGLLIVTRVIEPVPQLLVETPGFVIEWTTIFGYENLSAEIEWINAPGFWLLVSASVAIPLYGMNGEQVKSAWTKAGKKIVSPVIALVFVIAMVEVMINSGDAPGAHDAGSMMDVLAITTANIAGAAYPSIVALIGALGAAMAGSNTVSNIAFGSFHFTAAQELGLPTQIIVAAQTVGGAVGNIVAIHNVVAALATVGLVGQEGRTIRLNLIPVIYYTVFVGLWTMVFTYVFFPNIF from the coding sequence ATGGCTAGCCCCGTTGAGATCTTGCTCGCCGGATTGCCGCTGCTACTCGTCGGGATACTGCTCGTCGGATTCCTGTGGCCGGCAACGCGAGCGACGCCGATTTCGTGGTTGGTTGCGGTCGGCGTCGGCTACGTGGTCTGGAACAATCCGCCGGAGTATCTTGCGGGAGCTTCGATAGTCGGGGTAATGACTGCCCTCGAGATTCTGTGGATCATTTTCGGTGCGCTCGTGTTACTGTATATGCTGATGGAGGCCGGTGCGTTCGATCGTATCAACGAAGGGTTTGCATCTGTATCGGAGGACCGACGAGTGCAGATCGTGCTGATCGCGTTCTTTCTGACGACGTTTATCGAGGGAGCCGCGGGGTTCGGATCGGCGGCCGCGGTCGCTGCACCGTTGATGTTGGCGCTTGGCTTCCCGGCGCTTGCAGCCGTCGTTGCAGCGCTTATCGGGCACACGATCGCCGTTACCTACGGCGCCGTCGGAACACCGATCCACGTCGGTGTCGAGTCGCCGCTCCAGATCCACCAGGAACAGATCGTTCAGGAAGGAGAAATGAGCCTCAGTACGTTCGCAACTGAAGTAGCAGCGTGGGCGGCAACACTCCATACGCTTGTAGGATTTGTTATGCCGCTTTTTGCAGTTGGAATGGTCGTATACTTTTTCGATTCCAAGGACGAGCGCTCACTGAAACCGCTTCTACAGGTGTGGCCGTTGTGTCTCTTTGCGGGAGTCGCGTTCGCCGTCCCGTACTGGTTGTCGGCGTGGTTCCTCACTGCCGAGTTCCCGTCGATAATCGGTGCGATGGTCGGCGGCGCGCTGACGATCGCCGCACTTCGTGCTGGATATCTCCAGCCCGACGACGAATGGGAGTTTCCGGCGCGCGAAGAGTGGCCGTCCCACTGGGTCGGTACGATCGAACCCGGCAGCAATGGCGACAGTAGCGGCGGCACGCCCGATAGCGGCCCTTCGATGTCGCTACTAAAGGCCTGGGCACCGTATATTCTCCTCGTCGGTCTACTGATCGTCACGCGTGTCATCGAACCCGTTCCGCAGCTACTCGTTGAAACACCCGGCTTCGTGATCGAGTGGACGACGATTTTCGGGTATGAGAATCTGTCCGCAGAGATCGAGTGGATCAATGCTCCCGGGTTCTGGTTGCTGGTCAGCGCTTCCGTGGCGATTCCGCTGTACGGGATGAACGGTGAGCAGGTCAAAAGCGCTTGGACGAAGGCGGGCAAGAAAATCGTCTCACCGGTTATCGCTCTCGTGTTTGTCATTGCGATGGTTGAAGTAATGATCAACTCCGGAGACGCCCCCGGAGCCCACGACGCCGGAAGCATGATGGACGTCCTGGCGATCACTACTGCTAATATCGCTGGTGCCGCCTATCCGTCGATCGTCGCACTTATCGGCGCGCTCGGTGCAGCGATGGCGGGTTCCAACACCGTCTCCAACATCGCGTTCGGGAGCTTTCACTTTACGGCGGCACAGGAGCTCGGACTCCCGACACAGATTATCGTTGCAGCCCAGACCGTCGGCGGCGCTGTCGGAAATATCGTCGCCATTCACAACGTCGTCGCCGCGCTGGCGACGGTCGGACTCGTCGGCCAGGAGGGCCGGACGATCCGACTCAACTTGATTCCGGTGATCTACTACACCGTGTTCGTTGGTCTCTGGACGATGGTGTTCACGTACGTCTTCTTCCCCAACATCTTCTGA
- a CDS encoding glycosyltransferase family 2 protein, with product MQSQHHPSTPDAETRLGLGLIPDETGSVSLQTVSRARDRNHSVFVLDTGLADDLDSLSADPDVTVLESPGPDEDDRRETLVSAARADGCDSLVVAAGDAPIDFEASRQRSLASPAYHADAVVAESRSTAGRLVGIPAYDEAGSIEDIVRDASTFAAEVVVVDDGSSDETVEIVAETDATVLEHDSNRGKGEALRTLFEYARTTDHESVVILDGDGQHYPDDIPTVAAPVETADADMVVGSRYLEGGPDETPFHRRVGQQVLDYLTFGSSGTKLSDTQSGFRAFSRDAIETLSIETSGMGVESELIMDAQDARLTITERPIDVRYEGVDGQTLNPVTHGVGVALFLARSISERRPALFYGTVGAALLGVVIGARWLLEWGPFASGTTEN from the coding sequence ATGCAATCCCAACACCACCCATCGACACCGGACGCAGAGACACGGCTCGGGCTCGGACTGATCCCGGACGAAACCGGATCGGTTTCGCTTCAGACGGTATCCCGAGCGCGCGACAGGAATCACTCGGTCTTCGTCCTCGATACGGGTCTCGCGGACGACCTCGACTCGCTTTCGGCGGATCCGGACGTCACCGTTCTGGAATCGCCCGGTCCCGACGAGGACGACCGCCGGGAAACACTCGTTTCGGCCGCCCGGGCCGACGGCTGTGACAGCCTCGTCGTCGCAGCGGGCGACGCTCCGATCGATTTCGAGGCGAGCCGACAGCGGAGTCTCGCCTCGCCGGCGTATCACGCCGACGCAGTCGTCGCCGAATCCCGGTCGACGGCCGGCCGACTGGTCGGGATCCCGGCGTACGACGAGGCAGGCAGTATCGAGGACATCGTCCGTGACGCGTCGACGTTTGCAGCCGAGGTCGTCGTCGTCGACGACGGGAGCAGCGACGAGACCGTCGAGATCGTCGCCGAGACCGACGCGACGGTGCTCGAGCACGACAGCAACCGCGGGAAGGGGGAGGCGCTGCGAACGCTGTTCGAGTACGCCCGGACGACCGACCACGAGTCGGTGGTGATCCTCGACGGGGACGGCCAACACTATCCGGACGACATCCCGACCGTCGCCGCCCCCGTCGAGACCGCGGACGCCGACATGGTCGTCGGCAGTCGCTACCTCGAGGGCGGGCCCGACGAAACGCCGTTCCATCGTCGCGTCGGCCAGCAGGTGCTCGACTATTTAACGTTCGGCTCGAGCGGGACGAAGCTCTCGGACACCCAGAGTGGCTTCCGCGCGTTCTCGCGGGACGCCATCGAGACGCTCTCGATCGAAACCAGCGGGATGGGCGTCGAGAGCGAGCTGATCATGGACGCGCAGGACGCGCGACTGACGATCACCGAACGGCCGATCGACGTCCGATACGAGGGCGTGGACGGCCAGACGCTCAACCCGGTCACACACGGCGTCGGCGTCGCACTGTTTCTCGCCAGGTCGATCTCCGAGCGCCGTCCGGCGCTGTTTTACGGCACGGTCGGGGCGGCGCTGCTGGGTGTCGTCATAGGTGCCCGCTGGCTGCTCGAGTGGGGGCCGTTCGCGTCGGGAACGACGGAGAACTGA
- a CDS encoding FKBP-type peptidyl-prolyl cis-trans isomerase, whose protein sequence is MAIETGDSVTIEYTARFEDGLVFDTTRERVAEETGLAEQLPDREFEPLTFEVGDAEIIDGVTEALVGMEEGAETTITVPPEDAYGERSEDRVIEHNTVEFEQMLESEGRDLEMGAEIETKDGSVGEITHIDPEIVRIDFNHQLAGETLEFDLEVLEVN, encoded by the coding sequence ATGGCGATCGAAACCGGTGACTCGGTCACGATCGAGTACACGGCCCGGTTCGAGGACGGCCTGGTGTTCGATACGACCCGTGAACGCGTCGCCGAGGAGACGGGCCTGGCCGAGCAACTCCCCGACCGCGAGTTCGAGCCGCTGACCTTCGAGGTTGGCGACGCCGAGATCATCGATGGGGTTACCGAGGCGCTCGTCGGCATGGAGGAGGGAGCAGAAACCACGATCACGGTCCCGCCGGAGGACGCCTACGGCGAGCGATCCGAGGACCGGGTCATCGAACACAACACCGTCGAGTTCGAGCAGATGCTGGAATCGGAAGGGCGGGACCTCGAGATGGGTGCCGAGATCGAGACGAAAGACGGCAGCGTCGGCGAGATCACCCACATCGATCCCGAGATCGTTCGGATCGATTTCAACCACCAGCTAGCGGGCGAAACTCTCGAGTTCGATCTCGAAGTCCTCGAGGTGAACTAA
- a CDS encoding HalOD1 output domain-containing protein — translation MPGATRIEREYGPDTAPTVAVLETIAALEDVDATTLGDEFGLVLHDHLDPAALDAMFTSEFTRASVSVTIEAAVTYDVTITPECVTVDRDA, via the coding sequence ATGCCAGGAGCGACCCGCATCGAACGCGAGTACGGTCCGGACACCGCGCCGACCGTCGCCGTCCTCGAGACGATCGCCGCCCTCGAGGACGTCGACGCCACCACACTCGGCGACGAGTTCGGTCTCGTCCTCCACGATCACCTCGATCCGGCGGCGCTCGACGCGATGTTTACGAGCGAGTTCACGCGCGCCAGCGTCTCGGTGACCATCGAGGCCGCTGTGACCTATGACGTGACGATCACGCCCGAGTGTGTCACCGTCGACCGCGACGCGTAA
- a CDS encoding CoA-acylating methylmalonate-semialdehyde dehydrogenase: MVQLETLPDSGEVQNYVGGSWHTPESDEGRDVINPATTERLAHVSFSSEHDIDRAVETATEAFEDWSARPVEDRIQPLFELKQLLEEHQNELAEIVAQEHGKTVDEAAGEIRRGIENVEVACGIPTMMQGGTLLNAAPEIDESAVRKPLGVFTAITPFNFPAMIPLWFLPYAVATGNSFILKPSEQDPLVAQRMFELIDQAGFPDGVVQLVNGGVDTVNSLLDHDEIVGASFVGSTPVAKTIYERAAQNGKRVQAQGGAKNHIIVTETADLDFAAEKTVGSAFACAGERCLANDVVVVEDSVYDEFVEKVVDTAKAQTVGYGLEDETDIGALISAEHEQRVREIIETGLEEGADLLLDGRDVTVDGYEDGNFLGPTLFGDVEPEMTISQEEIFGPVLGLMAVESVDDAINVLNRSDFGNAASLFTGKGADARKFRHQTDIGNLGVNAGTAAPMAFFHFGGRKESFFGDLHAQGEDMIHFYTDKTIYIERWPDA, encoded by the coding sequence ATGGTTCAGTTAGAGACGCTTCCGGACAGCGGCGAAGTACAGAACTATGTTGGTGGGAGTTGGCACACGCCAGAGAGCGACGAGGGACGCGACGTCATCAACCCCGCAACGACGGAACGGCTCGCCCACGTCTCGTTCAGCTCCGAGCACGATATCGACCGTGCCGTCGAAACGGCCACTGAAGCGTTCGAGGACTGGTCCGCCCGGCCCGTCGAAGACCGGATTCAACCCCTCTTCGAGCTGAAGCAGCTCCTCGAGGAACACCAGAACGAGCTCGCGGAAATAGTCGCTCAGGAGCACGGAAAGACGGTCGACGAAGCCGCTGGCGAGATCCGCCGAGGTATCGAGAACGTGGAGGTCGCGTGCGGAATACCGACGATGATGCAGGGGGGGACGCTTCTCAACGCTGCTCCCGAAATCGACGAGAGCGCCGTTCGAAAACCGCTGGGAGTGTTCACCGCGATCACCCCGTTCAATTTCCCGGCGATGATTCCCCTGTGGTTCCTTCCGTACGCCGTTGCGACCGGAAACAGCTTTATTCTGAAGCCAAGCGAACAGGATCCGCTGGTAGCTCAGCGAATGTTCGAGCTCATCGACCAGGCCGGATTCCCTGACGGGGTCGTCCAGCTCGTTAACGGCGGTGTCGATACCGTCAACTCGCTGTTAGACCACGACGAAATCGTCGGCGCGTCTTTCGTCGGGAGTACGCCTGTCGCGAAGACAATCTACGAACGGGCCGCTCAGAACGGCAAACGCGTCCAGGCCCAGGGTGGTGCGAAAAACCATATTATCGTCACGGAGACGGCCGACCTGGATTTCGCAGCCGAAAAAACGGTGGGTTCGGCGTTCGCCTGTGCTGGTGAGCGGTGTCTGGCAAACGACGTCGTCGTCGTCGAGGACTCGGTGTACGACGAGTTCGTCGAGAAGGTCGTCGACACGGCCAAAGCACAGACAGTCGGATACGGTCTCGAGGACGAAACGGACATCGGCGCGCTCATTTCGGCCGAACACGAACAGCGCGTTCGCGAGATTATCGAGACGGGCCTCGAGGAGGGAGCGGACCTCCTCTTGGACGGACGGGACGTTACCGTCGACGGATACGAGGACGGAAACTTCCTCGGACCGACCCTGTTCGGCGACGTGGAGCCGGAAATGACGATCAGCCAAGAGGAGATCTTCGGACCGGTGCTTGGGTTGATGGCGGTCGAAAGTGTCGACGACGCGATCAACGTTCTCAATCGGAGCGACTTCGGAAACGCGGCGAGCCTGTTTACGGGGAAGGGGGCAGACGCCCGAAAGTTCCGACACCAGACCGATATCGGAAACCTGGGCGTAAACGCCGGGACGGCAGCACCGATGGCGTTTTTCCATTTCGGTGGACGCAAAGAGTCCTTCTTCGGCGATCTCCACGCACAGGGGGAGGACATGATCCACTTCTACACCGATAAGACGATATATATCGAGCGCTGGCCGGACGCGTAA
- a CDS encoding DUF7853 family protein, giving the protein MTDRQETTLNLSRAQQWVLHHVLLDRLELEANAPAATDPPSPAVYRAFDKLDHGCVRFTRRERHRLCEAVRQYADAAETPERDRPIAERVLAELRDSLAVPTTAASADRMRATEAN; this is encoded by the coding sequence ATGACCGACCGCCAGGAAACCACCCTCAACCTATCGAGAGCCCAGCAGTGGGTGCTTCACCACGTCCTGCTCGATCGTCTCGAGCTAGAAGCGAACGCGCCCGCGGCGACCGACCCGCCCTCCCCCGCAGTGTACCGCGCGTTCGACAAACTCGATCACGGCTGCGTTCGCTTCACGCGACGCGAGCGCCACCGACTGTGCGAGGCGGTACGCCAGTACGCGGACGCGGCCGAAACCCCCGAGCGGGACCGCCCGATCGCCGAGCGCGTCCTCGCGGAGCTCCGGGACTCCCTGGCGGTGCCGACGACCGCCGCGAGCGCCGATCGAATGCGCGCCACCGAAGCGAACTGA